The proteins below are encoded in one region of Saccopteryx leptura isolate mSacLep1 chromosome 1, mSacLep1_pri_phased_curated, whole genome shotgun sequence:
- the LOC136387810 gene encoding SLA class II histocompatibility antigen, DQ haplotype D alpha chain-like, whose amino-acid sequence MTLNRALIWGTLALTTMMSPCGCEDIVADHVAAYGINVYQSYGPSGQFTHEFDGDEEFYVDLQKRETVWQLPMFSEFTSFDPQRALANMGVAKHNLDVLIKRSNSTAATNKVPEVTVFPKSPVTLGQPNTLLCAVDNIFPPVVNITWLSNGQSVTKGVSETSFLSKNDDSFLKISYLTFLPSEDEVYDCRVEHWGLDGPLLRHWEPDVPAPMSELTETVVCALGLAVGLVGIVVGTVFIIQGLRSGGASRQQGPL is encoded by the exons ATGACCCTAAACAGAGCTCTGATTTGGGGGACCCTCGCCCTGACCACCATGATGAGTCCCTGTGGATGTGAAGACATTGTGG CTGACCACGTGGCTGCCTATGGCATAAATGTCTATCAATCCTACGGTCCCTCTGGCCAGTTCACCCATGAATTTGATGGAGACGAGGAGTTCTACGTGGACCTGCAGAAGAGGGAGACTGTCTGGCAGCTGCCTATGTTTAGTGAATTTACAAGTTTTGACCCGCAGCGTGCACTGGCAAACATGGGTGTAGCAAAACACAACTTGGATGTCCTGATTAAACGCTCCAACTCTACCGCTGCTACCAACA AGGTTCCTGAGGTCACTGTGTTCCCCAAGTCTCCCGTGACACTGGGTCAGCCCAACACCCTCCTCTGTGCTGTGGACAACATATTCCCCCCTGTGGTCAACATCACATGGCTGAGCAATGGGCAGTCAGTCACGAAGGGTGTTTCTGAAACCAGCTTCCTCAGCAAAAATGATGATTCCTTCCTCAAGATCAGCTACCTGACCTTCCTGCCTTCTGAGGACGAGGTGTATGACTGCAGGGTGGAGCACTGGGGCCTGGACGGGCCGCTCCTCCGGCACTGGG AGCCTGATGTTCCGGCCCCTATGTCAGAGCTGACGGAGACGGTGGTCTGCGCCCTGGGGCTGGCCGTGGGCCTCGTGGGCATCGTGGTGGGCACCGTCTTCATTATCCAGGGCCTGCGCTCCGGCGGTGCCTCCAGACAGCAAGGGCCCTTGTGA